In Betta splendens chromosome 1, fBetSpl5.4, whole genome shotgun sequence, the genomic stretch CTTCATCACTTCCAGGTGGGAGACATTTATTCGAAATATGAGGCAAAACATGGAGGCATGGATGCGGTATAAATCTGATAtagtccgtccgtccgtccatccatccatccatccatccatccatccatccatccatacatccatccatacatccatccatccatccatccatccatccatccatccatacatccatccatccatacatccatccatccatccatccatccatccatccatccatacatacatacatacatacatacatacatacatccatccatccgtccgtccgtccgtccgtccgtccgtccgtccgtccgtccgtccgtccgtccgtccgtccgtccgtccgtccatccatccgtttatcatccatccatccatccgtccatacATCCGtttatcatccatccatccatccatccatccatccatccatccatccatccatccatccatccatccatccatccatccatccatcaatgcTCCTACCAAACTGACGCAGGTCCACGCAGAGGCTGACGTCGTTAAAGCTGTTGTTCTGGCACATGGACCACACGTTGAAGTACATGAAGACGGGCAGACTGGTGAACGCTGTCACTCCCAGCCACACCAGGAAGAACAGGTAGGCCAGGAACATGAGCTGCAAAGACACAGGGCAACGCGCTACCTTCAAGGTGCTGCAGGGACGGTGGGATTTCACATGAACACGACAACGCcttcagagtgagagagagagagagagagagagggacttACGAATGCAGTGAGGCAGCGTCCGCAGGCGGTGATCTTGAACTCTCCATAGAGGTCTCTGATGGCTCCAGTGGTGAAGAAGCCCTCCACCAGAAGCAGCACCCCCAACACAAAGAACCCAGCTGCCAGGCCGTAGATGATGTACTTCAGGATGTCAATACTGAGGagagtatacacacacacacaccacacacacacacacacacacacacacacacacacacacacacacacacacacacacacaaacacacctcagtGTTTAGGAGCATTTGACAGTAAGTGCAACTGGAACATTAGCCTTTAGTctcagaggcagaaacacagcagctttcCGAATATGATTATCACTTCCCATAATTATAACTATACAATTAAACTGATTAAAACCTGTTTTACAGGGTTTCATGTGTAAAATATTGGTAGAGGTATAAAAGTATCCCCTGtgtcatgttcatgttttgCATGAAACTGTGACTCTTTGTAGAAACAAAACATGTCTTCATCCTTCCTGAAATAAAGACTCTGCATGTGTCTGGTGTCAACATGACGCCTACTGTTCATGGTTCTAATCACAGTCTGATCCTTCATCTGTTGAGACGACGAACTGAACTCAGTCAAACCTGCGTGGACTGTTCACTAACTCTGACATGAGTTCACTCCTTTAGTGCCTCACAGATCAGCTGACTCCTCCTTGTACCGGCTGAATGAAGGACTAAAGCCTCATCACTGTGACTCTCATCACAGACGACATCCTCACTTGGATTCAGTGGTTTCCGGTCTCTGCATTAAACCAAGCATCATATAACAGTCACTTACATGGTGAACACATCCAGTGTTTGTCCCGGAGCTCGAATGACCTCGAAGTAGTTCTGGAGGATGGTGACGGTGCCGCTCAAAGCCTCGTGGCCACATCCACAGAACAGGGCTACGCCCATGTAGAGCAGGATGGTGGCGATGAGTGAGGCCCAGGGCAGGCTGCCCACGCAGCGCTCACAGCACTCCTTACAGCCTGGacacagagcacagcagggTCAGAGCCACACCACACGCAGGAGAGAGGCTCTGATGAGCGGGTTCCACCAGCAGGTCACGGGTCACTCACTAATGGAACCTAGAAGCAGCGATTTACCACTGATGGACCGGTGTGTGATGCttcttattaatattattgcagCTCTGATTCCGTTGGTGGAGCAGTGATCCAGTGCTTTGACTCCTCTGCTGTGA encodes the following:
- the LOC114851998 gene encoding neuronal membrane glycoprotein M6-a-like, with product MEENMDESQSQKGCKECCERCVGSLPWASLIATILLYMGVALFCGCGHEALSGTVTILQNYFEVIRAPGQTLDVFTIIDILKYIIYGLAAGFFVLGVLLLVEGFFTTGAIRDLYGEFKITACGRCLTAFLMFLAYLFFLVWLGVTAFTSLPVFMYFNVWSMCQNNSFNDVSLCVDLRQFGAVPISEERKLCAGSEKFVKMCESNELDLTFHLFVCALAGAGAAVIAMVHFLMALAANWGYLKDASRMQKYEDIKSKEEQELHDIHSTRSKERLNAYT